One part of the Tindallia californiensis genome encodes these proteins:
- a CDS encoding type II toxin-antitoxin system RelE family toxin, whose translation MREIIILKNAAKSMGSYDNKTRSRILEAIEKIPRGDIKKLNGKKLDNIYRLRIGKYRVVYQADEENITIVRVDTRGDIYK comes from the coding sequence TTGAGAGAAATAATTATACTTAAAAATGCAGCGAAATCCATGGGTTCCTATGACAATAAAACCCGCAGCAGAATACTGGAAGCAATTGAAAAGATACCTCGTGGCGATATTAAGAAGCTGAACGGAAAAAAACTGGACAATATTTACCGACTAAGAATTGGAAAGTACAGAGTTGTTTATCAGGCAGACGAAGAAAACATAACGATTGTAAGGGTCGATACACGAGGAGATATATATAAGTAG
- a CDS encoding four helix bundle protein gives MKKSIIGEKSFAFAIRIVNLYKYLTNEQKEYVLSKQLLRSGTSIGANYREATCAQTPKDFLYKLTLCHKEAAETDYWLDLLIQTGYIEEDLAAPLKAECLELNKMLTSAVIKLKSRV, from the coding sequence ATGAAAAAGTCCATTATAGGAGAAAAGTCATTTGCATTTGCAATTCGAATCGTCAACCTTTACAAATACCTCACCAACGAACAAAAGGAATACGTCCTTTCCAAACAACTCCTACGCTCCGGCACCAGTATTGGAGCAAACTACAGGGAAGCAACCTGTGCACAAACACCCAAAGACTTTCTTTACAAACTGACACTTTGTCATAAAGAAGCAGCTGAAACAGACTACTGGCTGGATCTGCTAATTCAAACAGGCTATATAGAAGAGGATTTAGCAGCACCATTAAAAGCCGAATGCCTTGAATTGAACAAAATGCTGACGTCGGCTGTAATAAAACTTAAAAGCAGGGTATAA